One segment of Vagococcus martis DNA contains the following:
- a CDS encoding ISL3 family transposase: protein MENYFNGFSLANRKQVKYVVSDIYQPYITLTKRVFPNAKVVLDKFHLVQHLGRAFQKIRIKIMTQLKCKDNGVIYRRIKKYWKLLQKSYDKLDYIQQHWRPSFKAYLSEKELLERLLTYDSKLTEAYNTYQQILRAIQTKDYSLFLELINQPTGFKEFIPVFKTFKKYREEIKNTFETSYSNGPLECMNNHIKVIKRNAYGMRSFYNFKLRLSICLKESAFTSQKKI, encoded by the coding sequence ATTGAGAATTATTTTAATGGCTTCTCTCTAGCTAATAGAAAACAAGTAAAATATGTCGTTTCAGATATCTATCAACCTTACATTACTTTAACTAAACGAGTGTTCCCTAACGCTAAAGTCGTTTTAGATAAATTTCATCTCGTTCAACATCTCGGTAGGGCATTTCAAAAGATACGGATTAAAATAATGACTCAATTAAAATGTAAAGATAACGGGGTTATCTATAGACGAATTAAAAAGTATTGGAAATTACTTCAAAAAAGCTATGACAAATTAGATTATATCCAACAGCATTGGCGTCCATCCTTTAAAGCGTATCTTTCTGAAAAAGAATTACTTGAACGCTTACTTACCTATGATTCTAAATTGACAGAGGCTTACAACACCTATCAACAAATTTTAAGAGCGATTCAAACAAAGGATTATTCTTTATTTTTGGAATTAATTAATCAACCAACAGGATTTAAAGAGTTTATTCCTGTTTTCAAAACATTTAAAAAATATCGAGAAGAAATAAAAAACACCTTTGAAACATCTTATTCAAACGGTCCATTAGAATGTATGAATAACCACATTAAAGTCATTAAGCGTAATGCCTATGGCATGAGGAGTTTTTATAATTTTAAGCTACGACTATCAATTTGTTTAAAAGAATCTGCCTTTACATCACAAAAAAAGATCTAG
- a CDS encoding L7Ae/L30e/S12e/Gadd45 family ribosomal protein: protein MENKQRFLNLLGLAMKAGKLVTGEETTLQSVRKNTVNLVILASDASENTEKKMRDKCHSYHTKLISPCTSAELSAAIGKNRMIVGVCDTGFSRKMCELMTE from the coding sequence ATGGAAAATAAACAACGATTTCTTAATCTCTTAGGTTTAGCAATGAAAGCTGGTAAACTTGTTACCGGCGAAGAAACAACTTTACAGTCAGTCAGAAAAAATACTGTAAATTTGGTAATTTTAGCAAGTGATGCAAGTGAAAATACCGAAAAAAAAATGAGAGACAAGTGTCATAGTTATCATACAAAATTGATTTCACCATGCACCTCAGCCGAACTTAGCGCTGCAATTGGCAAAAATCGTATGATTGTCGGGGTATGTGACACCGGATTTTCTCGAAAGATGTGTGAACTAATGACAGAATAG
- the nusA gene encoding transcription termination factor NusA, protein MNKEMLGALDALEREKGISKSIVIEALEAAMVSAYKRHYGQAQNVEVEFDEKKGDVHIFSVKEVTEEVMDSQLEVSLKEALKINGAYEIGDMIRFEVTPKDFGRIAAQTAKQVILQRVREAERSIIYNEFSAYENEIMQGIVERQDSRYIYVNLGKIEAVLSKQDQIPNEIYQPHDRIKVYISKVENTSKGPQVYVSRSHPDLLKRLFEQEIPEVYDGEVEIVSIAREAGDRAKVAVTADNKDIDPVGTCVGPKGQRVQAIVNELKGENMDIVEWNEDPAVFISNALNPAQVIDVIFEPNQRACTVVVPDFQLSLAIGKRGQNARLAAKLTGYKIDIKPESEWEKISAENEEELIEEVIEANEELVVEEILEDAIDEISEEVTEEVEEESIIVEEDEE, encoded by the coding sequence ATGAACAAGGAAATGTTAGGAGCATTAGACGCTCTTGAACGCGAAAAAGGTATTTCAAAAAGCATTGTCATTGAAGCACTAGAAGCAGCAATGGTATCAGCTTACAAGCGTCATTATGGACAAGCGCAAAACGTAGAGGTGGAGTTTGACGAGAAAAAAGGAGATGTTCATATTTTTTCTGTTAAAGAAGTAACAGAAGAAGTAATGGATTCTCAACTTGAAGTGAGCTTAAAAGAAGCATTGAAAATTAATGGTGCATACGAAATTGGTGATATGATTCGCTTTGAAGTGACACCAAAAGATTTTGGTCGTATAGCAGCACAAACAGCAAAACAAGTTATTTTGCAACGTGTGCGTGAAGCTGAACGTTCAATCATCTACAATGAGTTTAGTGCTTATGAAAATGAAATTATGCAAGGAATTGTGGAACGTCAAGACAGTCGTTACATTTATGTCAATTTAGGTAAAATCGAAGCGGTATTATCAAAACAAGATCAAATCCCAAATGAAATTTATCAACCACACGATCGCATCAAAGTTTATATTTCAAAAGTAGAAAACACATCAAAAGGGCCACAAGTATATGTGAGCCGTAGCCATCCGGATCTTTTAAAACGTTTGTTTGAACAAGAGATTCCAGAAGTGTATGATGGTGAAGTAGAGATTGTTAGCATTGCAAGAGAAGCAGGAGACAGAGCAAAAGTTGCTGTAACAGCGGATAATAAAGACATCGACCCAGTTGGAACGTGTGTTGGACCTAAAGGGCAACGTGTTCAAGCGATTGTTAATGAATTAAAAGGCGAAAACATGGATATTGTTGAGTGGAATGAAGACCCTGCTGTCTTTATCTCAAATGCACTAAATCCAGCACAAGTAATAGACGTTATCTTTGAACCAAATCAACGTGCTTGTACAGTTGTTGTGCCAGATTTCCAATTATCATTAGCAATTGGTAAACGTGGACAAAATGCTAGACTAGCAGCAAAATTAACAGGTTATAAGATTGACATCAAACCTGAGTCTGAATGGGAAAAAATTTCAGCTGAAAACGAAGAAGAATTAATAGAAGAAGTTATTGAAGCAAACGAAGAATTAGTTGTGGAAGAAATTCTAGAAGATGCTATTGACGAAATCTCTGAGGAAGTAACAGAAGAGGTTGAAGAAGAGAGTATCATAGTAGAAGAAGATGAAGAATAA
- the rimP gene encoding ribosome maturation factor RimP codes for MANVVEIVTDLVTPILEDYQFDLVDIEYVKEGKNWFLRVFIDKDGGIDINECALVSEALGEKLDTIEPDPIPQAYFLEVSSPGAERPLKKEEDYVNAIDDYINISFYQAVEGEKQYQGFLKEVTPETLTLLVKIKTQEKEMTFDRKNIAKARLAIQF; via the coding sequence TTGGCAAATGTAGTCGAAATAGTCACTGACTTAGTTACTCCAATCTTGGAAGACTATCAATTTGACTTAGTAGATATTGAGTATGTTAAAGAAGGGAAAAATTGGTTTCTAAGAGTATTTATTGATAAAGATGGTGGCATTGATATCAATGAATGTGCACTAGTCAGTGAAGCATTAGGCGAAAAACTTGACACAATCGAGCCAGACCCAATTCCACAAGCCTATTTTTTAGAGGTGTCTTCACCTGGGGCTGAGCGACCTTTGAAAAAAGAAGAAGATTATGTAAATGCAATTGATGATTATATAAATATCTCTTTTTATCAAGCTGTTGAAGGAGAAAAGCAGTATCAAGGTTTCTTAAAAGAAGTTACCCCTGAGACGCTAACCCTATTAGTAAAAATAAAAACGCAAGAAAAAGAAATGACATTTGATAGAAAAAATATTGCCAAAGCGAGATTGGCTATTCAATTTTAA
- the truB gene encoding tRNA pseudouridine(55) synthase TruB — protein MEGIIPLWKPRGMTSHDCVFQLRKILKTKKVGHSGTLDPDVDGVLPICVGKATKVVEYLQESNKVYIGEVTLGFSTETEDASGEIVENTPITNPLTEKEIDDAMSLLTGNIQQIPPMYSAVKVNGRRLYDYARKGETVERPVRQTTIHHYKRLTTPEYNEEAQTQSWKFEVDCAKGTYVRTLAVDTGEKLGYAAHMSDLTRLSSGGFTAKEAITLEDIRSKVEEGLTDDIFYPLERAVESFQKKTLSSKDYQLIKNGLVMPESFFDGYDPSQLIALFFNEQLVSLYGKHPSKPGMFKPIKVIRND, from the coding sequence ATGGAAGGAATTATCCCTCTATGGAAACCACGAGGCATGACAAGTCATGATTGTGTCTTCCAATTACGAAAAATTTTAAAAACAAAAAAAGTAGGTCATAGTGGCACACTTGATCCGGATGTTGATGGAGTGTTGCCTATTTGTGTCGGTAAAGCCACAAAAGTTGTGGAATACTTACAAGAATCAAATAAAGTATACATTGGTGAAGTGACACTTGGCTTTTCGACAGAAACAGAAGATGCAAGTGGTGAGATTGTTGAAAACACACCAATTACCAATCCGCTGACAGAAAAAGAAATAGATGATGCCATGTCACTATTGACGGGGAATATTCAACAAATTCCTCCTATGTATTCGGCTGTAAAAGTGAATGGTAGAAGGTTATATGATTATGCTAGAAAAGGTGAAACAGTAGAACGTCCAGTAAGACAGACGACAATTCATCATTATAAAAGACTTACGACACCCGAGTATAATGAAGAAGCTCAAACACAGTCATGGAAGTTTGAAGTAGATTGTGCTAAAGGAACGTATGTGAGAACTCTAGCAGTCGATACAGGAGAAAAACTTGGCTATGCCGCTCACATGTCAGATTTAACACGACTTTCTAGTGGCGGTTTTACCGCAAAAGAAGCGATAACTTTAGAAGACATTCGTTCAAAAGTTGAAGAAGGACTAACAGACGATATTTTCTATCCTCTTGAGCGAGCAGTTGAATCTTTTCAAAAAAAAACATTAAGTTCAAAGGATTATCAATTAATTAAAAATGGTTTGGTCATGCCAGAGTCGTTTTTTGACGGATATGACCCATCACAACTAATTGCTTTATTCTTTAATGAGCAATTAGTTAGCTTATATGGTAAACATCCAAGTAAACCAGGGATGTTCAAACCAATCAAAGTAATACGAAATGATTAA
- a CDS encoding helix-turn-helix domain-containing protein — protein MSYSQTIKDILNILDLNIIFNENCLSTEKIKGVFSRIFHGFLEESPTCCPHCQSNHSNIIKWGYTTSLIKMPSVSEYVTYIRLKKRRFFCKKCDTTFVLDTPFVSRNNSISNNLKRLIAKQLTSKHAMSDIAKQTSVSTSTVSRVLKEWYEPIKKYSYELPSVLCFDEFKSVKKVAGSMSFIMMNGETNELIDILPDRRLPKLRIILMASL, from the coding sequence ATGTCATATTCACAGACTATCAAAGATATCTTAAATATACTAGACCTAAATATTATTTTTAATGAAAATTGTTTATCTACTGAAAAAATAAAAGGCGTTTTCTCTCGGATATTCCATGGTTTTTTAGAAGAATCTCCTACATGCTGTCCGCATTGTCAAAGTAATCACTCTAATATTATTAAATGGGGATATACAACTAGCCTAATTAAAATGCCTAGTGTTTCTGAATATGTCACTTATATTAGATTAAAGAAACGTCGTTTCTTTTGTAAAAAATGTGATACGACTTTTGTTTTAGATACCCCTTTTGTTTCTAGAAACAACTCTATTTCTAATAATTTAAAACGTCTCATTGCGAAACAGTTAACCTCTAAACACGCCATGAGTGATATCGCAAAACAAACGAGCGTTTCAACTTCAACTGTCTCTCGCGTATTAAAAGAGTGGTATGAACCGATTAAGAAGTATAGTTATGAACTTCCGTCTGTACTATGTTTTGATGAATTTAAATCTGTTAAAAAAGTAGCTGGTTCAATGAGTTTTATTATGATGAACGGTGAAACAAATGAATTAATTGATATTCTACCTGATCGAAGATTACCAAAATTGAGAATTATTTTAATGGCTTCTCTCTAG
- the rnpM gene encoding RNase P modulator RnpM, translated as MKQRKIPMRKCVVSNEMKPKKDMIRIVRSKEGEISIDPTGKMPGRGAYLSMEPEVVQKSWDQKILDRVLNDTLTDDFYQELLDYVSHQKARRELFGNGK; from the coding sequence ATGAAACAAAGAAAAATTCCCATGCGTAAATGCGTTGTATCGAATGAAATGAAGCCCAAAAAAGACATGATTCGTATCGTTCGTTCTAAAGAGGGTGAAATTTCGATTGATCCAACTGGAAAAATGCCTGGTAGAGGGGCATATCTATCTATGGAACCAGAAGTTGTCCAAAAAAGTTGGGATCAAAAGATTCTAGACAGAGTGCTAAACGATACGTTGACAGATGACTTCTATCAAGAGTTGCTAGACTATGTGTCACACCAAAAGGCAAGGAGAGAACTATTCGGAAATGGAAAATAA
- the rbfA gene encoding 30S ribosome-binding factor RbfA: MANYRDRRVAQEILKEVNDILHKKVRDPRVQDVSITDVKVTGDLQEATIYYSLLSDKASDKQKAQEGLDKVTGLVRRELGHRLSIYKTPEIAFVRDESVEYGNHIDELLRGLNKD; the protein is encoded by the coding sequence ATGGCAAATTACCGAGATCGTCGTGTCGCTCAAGAAATATTAAAAGAAGTGAATGATATTTTACATAAAAAAGTACGTGATCCACGAGTACAAGATGTAAGCATCACTGACGTAAAAGTAACAGGTGATTTACAAGAAGCAACAATTTATTATAGTTTATTAAGTGATAAAGCCTCAGATAAACAAAAAGCTCAAGAAGGATTAGACAAAGTAACAGGTTTAGTTCGACGTGAGTTAGGTCATAGATTAAGTATCTACAAGACACCAGAAATAGCATTTGTTAGAGATGAGTCAGTAGAATATGGAAATCATATTGATGAATTATTAAGAGGATTAAATAAAGACTAA
- a CDS encoding metallophosphoesterase produces MTRTKKIITGLLIGLPLLIVAEGIRENRQLDVESIVLTSNKTKDKQIKIAHISDLQFPRLRVNKQQLLDELEKENPDVIFLTGDTIDRTEDVSQTDFFNFLAKLTASYPTYVINGNHEETNSNYDLWLKKINQSDAIYLENDVTNLTIKQTSFNLVGLSNRQTALPINQMHSIDPTIDTLILAHHPELFDHYIVSFNQPLAIFSGHAHGGQWRLPGTDGILAPNQGFLPKLTSGLYVKNNSHLIVSRGLANSTFPLRLNNYPHLIFTTIKHA; encoded by the coding sequence ATGACTAGAACTAAAAAAATTATTACTGGATTACTAATTGGACTACCTCTCCTTATCGTTGCAGAAGGCATTCGTGAAAATAGACAACTTGATGTTGAATCAATTGTCCTCACCAGTAATAAAACTAAAGATAAACAAATCAAAATAGCCCATATTTCTGACCTACAGTTTCCTAGACTTAGAGTTAATAAACAACAACTACTTGATGAATTGGAAAAGGAAAATCCAGACGTTATCTTTTTAACTGGGGATACAATAGACCGAACAGAAGATGTTAGCCAGACTGATTTTTTTAACTTTTTGGCAAAACTAACTGCATCTTATCCTACTTACGTGATTAACGGAAACCACGAAGAAACGAATTCAAACTATGATTTATGGCTTAAAAAAATAAACCAGAGCGATGCTATCTACTTAGAAAATGACGTAACCAACTTAACAATCAAACAAACATCATTTAATCTAGTCGGTTTAAGTAACCGTCAAACAGCCTTACCTATAAATCAGATGCATTCAATCGATCCAACCATTGATACGCTCATACTTGCACATCATCCTGAGTTATTTGATCATTATATTGTATCTTTCAATCAGCCACTTGCTATTTTTAGTGGGCATGCTCACGGTGGTCAGTGGAGGCTACCTGGAACAGATGGCATTCTTGCTCCAAACCAAGGTTTCTTACCTAAACTAACAAGTGGGCTTTATGTTAAAAATAATTCTCACTTAATCGTTAGTCGTGGACTTGCTAATAGCACATTCCCTCTACGACTCAACAATTATCCTCACTTGATTTTTACGACTATTAAGCACGCATAA
- a CDS encoding Gfo/Idh/MocA family protein, translating to MIKNIGIVGTGVIATEFVTQVDTSKYTIHSVYNRNERSLRTFRETHNLHNGYTDYNEFLNDDELECVYIATPNQTHYEFAKKAIEKGKHVLCEKVMVLKAEEAKELFELAKKHHVVILEAVTLFYMPMYHEVSRLLKENVLGKISTANITFGSCKEYDENNRFFSLEKGGGALFDIGPYALSAAVYLLGTDIEFVSSEVVMAPTGVDEKSVTVLKTKNNELASVMLSFRGKLPKQILITGDEGFLKIDDFPRATTAEIFYNNGTTQIIEDGNDRDVFTYELDMLNHLASEKGLNHVPDCREVSQRVVELMDAMRQAWGWELS from the coding sequence TTGATAAAAAATATCGGAATAGTTGGAACAGGTGTGATTGCAACAGAATTTGTCACACAGGTGGATACTTCTAAGTACACGATTCACTCAGTTTATAATCGTAATGAACGCTCTTTGCGTACGTTTAGAGAAACACATAACCTTCATAATGGTTATACTGACTACAATGAGTTTCTTAATGACGATGAGTTAGAATGTGTGTATATCGCTACGCCTAACCAAACACATTATGAATTTGCCAAAAAAGCCATTGAAAAAGGAAAACATGTCTTGTGTGAAAAAGTCATGGTTTTAAAAGCTGAAGAAGCCAAAGAGCTATTTGAGTTAGCTAAAAAACATCATGTCGTGATTTTAGAGGCAGTAACGTTATTTTATATGCCGATGTATCACGAAGTAAGTCGTTTATTAAAAGAAAATGTTTTAGGAAAAATAAGTACAGCTAACATCACATTCGGAAGTTGTAAAGAATACGATGAGAATAATCGTTTCTTCTCACTTGAAAAAGGTGGTGGAGCCTTATTTGATATTGGTCCTTATGCTCTTTCAGCAGCTGTTTATTTACTTGGAACAGACATCGAATTTGTTTCATCAGAAGTTGTGATGGCACCCACTGGAGTAGATGAAAAATCTGTTACAGTGTTAAAAACTAAAAACAATGAATTAGCAAGTGTCATGCTATCCTTTAGAGGGAAACTACCAAAACAAATTTTGATTACAGGTGATGAAGGATTCTTAAAAATTGATGACTTCCCAAGAGCGACAACAGCAGAAATTTTCTATAATAATGGGACAACACAAATCATTGAAGATGGAAATGACCGCGATGTCTTTACTTATGAATTAGATATGTTAAACCACTTAGCAAGTGAAAAAGGGTTAAATCATGTACCAGATTGTCGTGAAGTCAGCCAACGAGTTGTTGAGTTAATGGATGCCATGAGACAAGCTTGGGGATGGGAACTTTCATAA